In the genome of Strix uralensis isolate ZFMK-TIS-50842 chromosome 19, bStrUra1, whole genome shotgun sequence, the window AGAAGAGCAGGGAAGGCCAACATCTGAGGATGCTGCTGACTGTGGGGTGAAGGGCCTCAGATCCAGCCCTGTCACAGTGAGCTGCTGCCTCCAAGGAGGTGACATGCTTCTCATAAGGCCTAGTCCCAGGGCTGAGCACTGGATCACTCcatgcaaacaaaaagaaatatatttgcttcCCATTGATAAATCGATTTTCACCACCCTGAAGTGCTCTGCAAGGCCTCTCAAGACCACCTCTGTGGTCCCAGCCGTGGCggagagcagagccaggctgaAGGTGTCTGCTTGCTGGGGAAGAAGGCCCAGACACGGCAGCAGGAAGAATATCCCTTTTGGGATTTGTGGGAAGTTCTTCCCATGCAAGGAATCACTGCAGACCCACAGCCCCGTGTAGGGTCTTTACCAAAGGCAAGGGAAAGCCTCCCATTTACCCTTACCCCACCTCTTCTTCATCCCTTTTATCCCCCTGCATATCGTCCCATGACCCTCAACTCCTGCTCCTAAGCCATGGTCCACTCTGTTGATGTGGCAACTAAATACCCCTCCTTGTGGGCAGCCAATGAGTAAAAAACCAACCTCTTCCCAACTCTGTTATTCATCCCCTGGGTGACCTGGGGCTCCTCTATGCTGCTTCTACTCCCAGACTGggcatttctttcttccttccaccCTGCAGTCCTTGGAGCAAGGACCGTGTACATGCACACCAAGCAGAGGAGAGCCCAGACCACAGTACTGAAGAGTAGGACATGAATCTGGGCTCCTGCCACAAGAAGCAATATGGCCTTGGCAAATGTCCGCACTGTGGGACTCCCAGCCCACAGCAAGGAGGTGTTAATGCCAGGGCTCTCAGTGCACCCACAGGCTCTGTGAGCCTTTCCCCACCTGCCAGGGTTTTGGTTGCCTGTGCTCAAGGTCAGCCCTGATGTGGGACAGCCATGTAACCTGGGATCAGACTGCTGGAAAAACAGATAAGGCATGAGAAGGAGCTGTGTGGAGCCTTCACTGAAGCTTCTTCTGCTTTGCTCGGGAGCTACATTTATTCTTAGATCCTTGTCCTTGGTCCTTGCTTTGCAGGTAAGCCTGTGCTCAGCCTTGTACCTGGATGATTCTCACCTTGCTTTGCTGACTTGACGTTCTGGCTTCaccttggacctgcctcatcactgCAGACTAGCTTGGGAACCACTGGACACAGCCATGAAGCTTTCTGCTCTTGCTCGCATACCACCTCATCCTGTCAGTGAGGATATCCTCCTGCCTGCTTTGCTGTCACCTTAGCTCCTTCCCTTGAGGAGCAGCCCACTCTTGCCCCTCCCTGATAGTTATTATCCCTGCTTTACAGAATGAACATAATATAATCATTAAAGTGTAGGCACATGGTAGCTACATAGAGTTGCAACAGCTTTTACTTTTCCTTGCTATCTGAAATGCGAACTGCCATTCACCTCCCACTGCTCTGGGGATGTATTCAGAAGAACATAGGGCACGTCGTGGCCCACACTGCATTTACATGTCAaggtttcagaaagaaatgaactCTTCTTCCACACGTAACAGCTGAGAAGCAATTCCTGCCCTTGCACCTGCAATGAAGGCTTTCActgttgtgttttcttctgcaCCAGCATCACTGTGGACACTGCACAGGGTCATTTTCTGGTGATGGATGGCAACGTGCTAAGCTTCAATGGCCCAACATGGGGCTGAGCTCAGAGGCTTGAGGGAAATTGGGTTTCCTGGGTGAGTTCTTGCTGAGACCTGACCAAAGGTACTATGTTTCTAATTGACCTATGAATTCAAACTTGCAGAGGTAGCAACAGCAAAGACACACAGGGAGCAGCCTCTGTACCAGGTGTTCCTGCCCTGAACTaatccttcctctgctttccaaacAAGCAGCCAGCACCAGCTCTGAGGTGCATCCGTTTTCCTTGTCGCTCATGAAAGCACAGatttggggaagggagggagttAATCTGTGCTTTCTTCACTCTCGAAGGAAGGGGTCAGGTGCCTGAGCAACCCCCAGGCTTTATAAACATAGACCAGCTGGACTCAGACTTTTCTGGAGGATGCATTAGCTGAATCCACTGGCTCAGGACAGGAGGGAAGGGAGCAAGCACATGTGATCAATGGTCTCGCCTCAAAATTTGTGAGCTAATGTCATTGGATCCTTGGTCCATTAAAATGTCCTCCCCAAAAGACTCTGAGACTGGCCTGAACTCCACAGTGTGTCTCCAGAGTCATTTTTAGTCCTTTTGTTTTGTATTCATCATGTTAGCACTCACGATGAGTGGCTAAATGCGTGGTGCAATAGCTTTGGCTGGTTCATCCTTCACCTAGATCTGTTCTCCACACCTTCTCTAACAGCTTGAGGGGGAAGGTGAGTTTTACTGCATAGCACATGGCTGTGCAGAGAAATCCACACCCAAAGATGTGCTGGGTGTAGTGGTGGAAAATCTCTGAAGCTCTCCCAAAGCACAGTCCCCCCACCCCATTGAGACATCCCTCTCAAATATCTCAGGGCTTAGGCTGAGTAGGAGGTCCAAATGTGAACACTAGTACTAATCCCTATTTGAGACTATACTCCTGTCCCAGCCTGCTCTCCCTATCTTGCATGCTTTGCTGGGACACTGTCTCCTGCAACCAGAATACCATCTGCCAGGGAAGGCACCCCTTCTGAATGGCATCTGGGGTGAAGCTGTGGGATGGAGCTGCTCTGATGTTTTCAATCCTCCCAGGAAATGAAGACACCTTAAAAtatttggttatttttaatagtaaaaaagGTGTTAGCAACTGTGTAGGACAGAAGAGCCAGAAAGGTATGAAACTTCACTGCTGTAACCTATGGTGGAGTCTACAATATCTGTAGGGCCCTTTgtcctctttcccttcccacccTGTTGAGCCTTTGCTGGCAGAGCAGGTCATGTTGGCACATCCCTTATAGCTCTGTAGGTGTAGATGCTCGCTGGCGGTTCTGCATGTCCTTCTGTTTCACCTCCATAGAGATCTCTGTGAAGTCCTGGATAAACCGCTGAATCTAGGGTGGGGAAGAGAGATGTCAGAGCTCAGAGCAGGGGTGGGAACAGGAGGCACAGGGGAGCTTGTTGGCCCTTTTGGAGGTCACATTTCACCAACCAAACTGAGCAGGAGGATAAGGCATTTGCCCTGCTGGATCTGCACCATCAGAATGGGCTTTTCTGGGTGAGCCTGAGTTCAGGGCAAGGGTGAATGAAACCAAATCTTGGCCATGTGTTGATCTGCAtcccctgcatcccctgccccagcctgcctggctcCCACTCCTGCCCCCACAGGGATCCACACCCTTCTCTGACTCCTTGGATGAGACAGGTTTGCCTGGTGTCCTCTGCCCATTCCCTGTGCCCAAGAGAGAGCCCAGGTGAAAAGGAAGGTGTCTGTTAGGCACATTCTACGGGCTCTTCCCTCCCTTTGGGCAGCTGAGAGTCATTACTGATCCTCTTTCTGGACAGGGAGAAGGGGTTTGGCTTGAGCCTACCATGtccagctgcctgtggctgtcATCCATTGGCACGTTCAGGTTTGCTTTCAGCTGTGTGCTCATGCACTGGAAGAGGCTTAAGATGGCCAGCTTGATGGTCCCCAGCTTCAGGGTTTTCTTGCGAGTCGTGTTCTGGATGTTGGCCCAGGAAGTCTCCTGAGAGGAAAGGAGATATGCAGCATGGGGACATGccccagcagagatgctgcttcAGCACTGGGGACCCTGGCTTGGAGACCCTAACTTCTACACTCATCTGTTTTGCCAGGAAGAACCTGTTCTTGCCCAGGGCTGCACTGGAAGTGGTTCAGCTTGTCTGGTGGAAGCAGATCCAGGAATCACCACAGCTGCTCCTTGCCCCAGGAGCCTCCCCATctctctgccagctcctgcagtcCTCACTCTGGCAGGTCCTCCCTGCAGGCCCCATTTGCACTCCCCACAGCAGGAATGGCTGATACTCTGGGAGCAACACATCCCACTGCCACCCTCCCAGACCTTCTTTCCAGCTCTGCCTGATGGGATCCAACTCCTGGATCCTGGAGTATCCAATAAGGGAATTTGGCAAGGCCTCCGCAGGGTGATACAAGGGGAGCAGAGGCCAGCAGAGCTGAGGGCATTTCTGAACACTGAGCACTGGCTACACATCGATGTGCCTCATTACAGTCCAGTTTACCACCAGTCTGGTCACTTTTGGACTGgtaaggagggaggagaagaggtaGGCAGATGCTGTGCAAAGGATGAAAACAGATCTTCCCCTGCCCACCCCATATTTCCTCACCCAGAGAAGGATGTCACTTTGAGCCTCATCAAAACATAGTTGGAGTTGCGCCAGCTCATTTTTGTACTGCAGGATCTCAgcttctttctctgctgtgtACTGGTCCAGGAGCACCTTGGCTTGCTTGGACATTTCCTTGTATCCCTGTTGTGCCTGCAGCAGGTGCTTGTGTGTCCTCAGTGGCATCCTGTAGTGCTGAATGACGTCCTGGATCTCCTCAAACTGCAGCACAGGGCTCCAAGTGTTAGTAATCCCCCTGCCTTCCCCTCATCAGGACTGCAAGTCCCGTGCTGTTTGGCACCCTCCCCTGACCAGGGACAACACCTCCCCAGCTGAAAGATCTTCCCTTCTTGACGAGACTGCCCCAGTTGGTCTGTGAGCATTGCCACGTTCCCTGTATGAAGGCATCCCACTGTGACAGTCCCAGAGCTGTCACTGCCATAAGCGAGGTGAGATATTGCACTTCTACCCTAGGTGAGTGGTGCTCTGATAAAACACAAAGCACAACTGCAATTGCCAGCGCTGAGTCACCTAGACTTGGGAGGGGGGCAGCTGGGACTGCAGGAGTATGAGCGATGCATGGAGTGATGCCCGGGTATCCTTGAGAGAGGGCACAGCTTTTCTGACAAGTGCCTGGGTTCCCATTCCCAGGCAGCTTTTCAATTCTCACAAACTATCAATGTGACATGAAACAGTGACACAAAGGGGTCCCCATTCCCTTCAGCCCTGTGCTTTTCCCCcttctaagaattttttttttgttttgtcaggcCTTCACCTCCTTTTCTGGTCCTCCTCCCCTAACTGGTCCCCTTGGCTCACGTTAGTTGCAGGGAACCTCTTTCCATCCCATCTGAAGTCTCTGGGTTTGACCAAGTGTTACGATTTCCCTGGACTTGCATTATCTCCTCTAGGTTTAACACCCATGTAAGGCCCTCCTTGAGGCCATGATCTGTCTATCTCATATCTGAACTCACCTGTGAGATCTTCACTACATCTTCCAGATATTTGTTGAAGATGGAGTACTTCTGCACTTTGTTGGAGAGTTTCCGGTGCTCATTTCTCAGGGCTTCCAGTTCCCTCTTAGCTCTCAAAAGCTCACTCTCCTTTTGTATCTTCATCTCCCTCTCTTTGCCGGCTCTCTTCAGAGCTTTCATTTGGATCTTATCATTTTCCTGCTGAAGTTTCCtccaccaacacacacacacacatacacacacacacacacacacacacacagaggcaaaggAAGGCAAGGGAAGATGGAGCTGGGTCACtcagcagcactgggaggagaTACCTTCACAGAGGAGAGACCAGTACTGGAGCACCCCTGGGAGCATTTTCACTCCCTGTGAAAAATGCAAGAGGCCATCCCTCTTGCATTGACCCTTCAGTCTTGGAGACAGACACCTGGGATGGCGTTCTGATTTTCAGACCTGCTGGTATCTGTCCCTGGAAGACACATGGGTGTCAACAATGGGCACAGGCTGAGACCCTTCTTGGGGGATGTTTGGGGCACCCAGGAGATCACACTGGTTCAGGACAAGCTCTCTTCTGCCAAATCCCTACCAGGGCTTTCCACATCTGAGGTAAAAAGCCCTGCCAGGCCTCTTCACACCTCCAGGCTCAAGGCAGGCTTGGACAGACATGGTGGCCCAAGACTGTCTCCccaagggaggggaggaggtggtggtgtggCTCAGGCTTATGTCAGCCGAGCTGATCAGGGGCAGGTGTACCTTTAAAATCTTCCCAGATTTCTCCATGTAGGTTTTCAGCTGAGCTTCCTTGGCGTGGAGGTCCCTCCACCGGCAGGATATGACTTTCATCCTCTCCCTAAAGGCCTGGCAGCACCAGAGTGAGCATGATATGGCTACCTGCACCTAGAGCCAGTCACCTGCCCACTGCTGCCctccaaaaaaccacaaaccctcACAACCatgccccagcaccctcccagctTTCTCACCTCTTCCTTCACCTCCAGAACCTTGTGCATCAGTTGGTCTtgtctcttcttcttctgaaggCGAATAAATGGAGATGGGGAGTCCTCCTCTGTCAGTCTGAGTTCCCTGCCAGAGAAGTTTTCCTCGAGGTTACACACTGGGTCCAGTACCTTGGCAGAGTGTTGGACTGCCCTGCCCTGTCACCCCACCCAGGACACAGAGCAAAGCAACGCTGTCTCAGATCCCATCTGGCAGCATGGCATCCTCACCCCTCCCCCAGCATGGATCCCACTGACAGAGCAAGGAGGTGCGACAGGGAGGaacagggctggggaagggaggtACAAAAGGAGACAGAAGTGGTGGAGATAAGGGATGGGAGTTTGCCACAGTGGGAGGAGCGATGGAGGAGACAGGAGAAGAGaatggaagggaaggaggtggatGGAGGACCCCCTCACCTGAGcaagggcaggaggtgctgcttgTAGTGTGTGCGGAAATAGGCCAACAGGTCCTCATCTTCCATGGTGGCTATCACTCCAGCCACCAGCAGGGCCCAGAGCGCCCAGGTTCTCCTGGCACTGCTACTCTCCCAGGTCAGCCCGGGAGCTGCCCTGCAAGCCTGAGAGCTTAGCAGTGGGAAAGGCAGCCGGGCAGGGGATGAGCCCCTGGGTGCCTCTTGCCTCCGCCTTCCAGGACCGTCCTTGCCCCAGTCGTGACTGTGGCCACTGGCTGTTGGTGGCCAGTTGACATGGAATGGTTGCCAGGGTACTTAGACAATGCTCAGGTGGTTACTTGGCAACTGAAGCCGGGTGATTCCCCCACGCCAGTGAGGGGGACTGACCACTGTGTCCAGGACGCTTCAGCACTAAAGGACGGATGAACAAAGGcagatttctttcccttcctctcattttctctggttCCTCCTCTGTTAAAAATCAGCCCCTGAGTCCTGTGACCTCTGCTGTCTTGGCCAGGTATTTCAGCACCCCCGACATCCACATCCCACTCTCAGAGCTCAGCTTGCTCTTTCTCTCCCAAAACACCAGATGGACAGACAATTAAACTGAGGCACATCCTCAGGGATGCCTGATCACCGTACTGCCCATGGTTCCCTCTCTGTTCCCTCTGAGGTCTACCATTTGCTAAAagttaactgatttttttttttaaagtattttatttttttcacagatcaAGGCATTTGAACAAGGTCTATTGCCCAAAATAAAGGGGTGATATTCATGGGCCAGGTGGGAAAAACCTACAGATGATGGTGACCTTGGGGTCTGCTCCTTCTACAGAAGATTTCACCCACTGATGTTTGCTTCTGTCAGTCTCTGGCTTAACatacaaaagcatttctgtgaGCCACTGAAGTGGAAATATCCCTGGCTTGGTGGAAAAAGCTATGACTCTCTGGGGGGAGAAGTCTTCATGTCTGTTACAACCCTGACTTGCATCAGGGAAATTGTTTTCAGGCAAACTCACCCCTTGCTCATTGTaaaccaggaggagctggggaaagCCTGCCAGAGCCGTCTGGCACTTTAAACAGCAAGATGTATGGCCCAGGAAGGCACCATTTGTTATATGAGAGATGCTTCATTTAGAGACAAATGACCCAAGGCAAAGCAGTGTATATGCCTGGCTTTTATTACTGAGGTTCAAATCAGTCCCAACAGTGACAGGTGACTTCCCCTCTGTTCATCCCGAGGTCATCATGGGGCTGTTCCCATCCCAATAGGTGAGGCAGATTAAGCCTGGTCTTCTGGAGCGGTTTCTGGACCTTGGCAGGGATGAGTCTTGTCTGGGAGTGAGACAAGTCTTGTCTGGGAGCAGGGCTTTGTGCCTGCCTGCGAGGTGAGGGGGCTCAGCCCTTCCTCTAGCAGGCAGGGATCCTCTCTGGAAAAGTCCTGCCCAGCTTTGCATCCCCTGGGCTGGAGGAACTGCTGGCCCCCAGCAGAGCACGGGAACCCACCGAATGAGCAACCAGGAAGGTCTCAGCATGTCTGAATTTCAAGTACttgctgcagagccaggagctggggcagcGTCTGCCTGGGAAGCAACAGTGGCGTGCTCTTTCACACAAGCAGAGCTGTGGAGCCGTTGTGTTCTTGTCCTCCAGTGGCTGAACTGCACTGTCTGAAATTACAAAAACCCTACAATTCTGGGGAGAGCCATCTGAGGCAGGTGCTGGGCACCAGGATCAGCACTTCAAGCAATTAAACTTCATTATCATTATGTCTAATTAGAGACAGACATTTCCAAGGGGAAGCACTGGCTGACTTCCCAGTCTGACTGAGAATTCCCCATTATATCATTTTGTCACACAAATGACAGACAAGCTCCAGGGAGCAAGTGATGTCATCAGTCACCTTCCTGCTTGTTAGGCACATATAACACTGAGGGGCTGCCCCTGTACCTTTGGCTTCatggtattttgtttttcttgaggAGATGCTGCCCTTCCGCAGCAAGGATAGAAAGATCAGCCCATAACAAAATCCCTGAGGTTGGGGTTCTCGCTTTCCACGCTGAATGCTCTGAGCAAAACTAATGCTGCCTGCAGGCTTATGAATGAAGGAGAAGTCaccactggatttttttcttactgatcaGTAGAAGCTGTGACTGAGTCCAAGGAGGGTCAATCATATGGCAGAGGGTTCAGGGGTGCTCTGTGCCCAGGGAAAGCCCCTTCCTGTGCATCCTTTTTGCCACGTGTTGGCAGTGGGGAGCTGCAGTGCCCGCTGGTGTAGCACAGCAGAGAGCCAAACTCCAATCACTTGTGTTACTCTCAGCCTTCCTTGTGTGGCATCCCCACATGCCAGCCATCACCAACGTTATCTCATGGattctccctgctcctgcctccaccTCCCCTGTTTTGGCAGACAGCGGAGCTGCTTGGATTGGAGATCTGTGTGTGCCCCATCTGTACAGCACCTTGTGACATTCACTCCTTGTCATCACCACAATGCCACAATGACCAGCATAAAATACAGGCACTGCAGCAAACACTCTAATGCCCTTGTCTGAGGCCAGGAGTTCCCAGGGTCATCATCTGTGTGAGACATTGAACTGGCTGAGGACAGGACTGTTAAGTCCAGAAGTTGTGTTGTGAGATGCCCTGTCATTACCAGGGTGTTGGGAAGGTGCTCTGGAGAGTGGCTCCCATGGAGTCACCTTGACGGGTTTCCCATGTGGCACATGGGGTGAGCCTCTCCTGGGACAACCCCAGGAGAAGCCTGGACAGTGTGGCCAGGTCTGTCTGGGTGTGTTACTGGGGATCCCCGGTCTGCTGTTGTTTTCTGAGTTCCTCCATGGTTGCACTGATGAAGCTTGTATGTGCTCGTGGCTTCCTGTGGTGGTCCCCAGCATGGCCGGGCCACGGTATCACTCAGGGGTCCCCCCTGCCAGTGTTCCTCTGGGCTCTTTCATGTTTTCAAGGATGATCCCTTTCACATGTCACCCAACAGTCATCTCCAGCATATCCAGGCTTTGATGGAGCCCTTCAAGCTTGCATTGCCTGGCCACAGCTCTGCCCAGAACAGCTGTCTACTGTGGAGAGGACATTCAGGTCCAGCATCTGCATCAGAAAGATTAGTAAGGAATCAAAAGGGGGACTAGTGCCAAACAGCCACTATCCTGGGGACATAGGGACAAACAAAGCTAGGAAAGGAGATCTCAGTCCTTGTGGTTGGGgggtgagaaggaggagaaagcagtgCTTGGGGGAGCAAGATTTGATATAGAGGGGTAGGAAATGCTGTGATGGCTGGAGAGGGAAAGTCATGGATGACCAAGTGGGTCTGAAAATATACCTCGTGTGTATTTTCCCCTGAAGGCGAAAAGGCTGCTGGCTGGCCTAACACAAAGAGACCTGAATTTTAAGTACCCAGTGACACAAAGGTACCCACTGTGCAGCACCATGGTGCTCTGGGCATCTG includes:
- the CCDC42 gene encoding coiled-coil domain-containing protein 42, with protein sequence MGTSGHSHDWGKDGPGRRRQEAPRGSSPARLPFPLLSSQACRAAPGLTWESSSARRTWALWALLVAGVIATMEDEDLLAYFRTHYKQHLLPLLRELRLTEEDSPSPFIRLQKKKRQDQLMHKVLEVKEEAFRERMKVISCRWRDLHAKEAQLKTYMEKSGKILKENDKIQMKALKRAGKEREMKIQKESELLRAKRELEALRNEHRKLSNKVQKYSIFNKYLEDVVKISQFEEIQDVIQHYRMPLRTHKHLLQAQQGYKEMSKQAKVLLDQYTAEKEAEILQYKNELAQLQLCFDEAQSDILLWETSWANIQNTTRKKTLKLGTIKLAILSLFQCMSTQLKANLNVPMDDSHRQLDMIQRFIQDFTEISMEVKQKDMQNRQRASTPTEL